From a region of the Pseudanabaena sp. ABRG5-3 genome:
- a CDS encoding FGGY-family carbohydrate kinase, protein MNYFLGIDFGTSGVRAIAISSNREIVAITRADYEIRNCGSWKKGLYEVIDSLPQHIKQNIRKIVIDGTSATVLICDRDGKVIAAPMIYSDACKLEILDQVKKVAPLQHSVCGATSSFAKLISLLVNEEQSSSFMYFLHQADWLSYLLHGKLGVSDYHNVLKLGYDPAALTYPDWLKAWSLEHPNLVLPSVLAPSTTVGLIQEEIAMQLGLSLDCEIGAGTTDSNAALLACVGTTEPEIGTAVTSLGSTMVLKVLSDRPVNNSKYGIYSHRFDHPKLGCLWLVGGASNVGGAVLRQFFSDQELQELSDRINPDIYSPLDYYPLPKIGDRFPINDPNLAPRLEPQPDDPVEFLHGLLESMARIEAQGYKLLQELGASPIQQIYTAGGGAQNQVWTKIRDRYLQIPMQQSIQTEAAYGAALLAKIPL, encoded by the coding sequence ATGAATTACTTTTTAGGGATTGATTTTGGCACTTCAGGAGTACGCGCGATCGCTATTAGTTCAAACCGTGAAATTGTTGCGATTACTCGTGCTGATTATGAAATTCGGAATTGCGGATCATGGAAAAAAGGGCTTTATGAAGTAATTGATAGCTTGCCGCAGCATATCAAACAAAATATCCGCAAAATTGTCATCGATGGGACTTCGGCAACGGTTTTAATTTGCGATCGCGATGGCAAAGTAATTGCTGCACCGATGATTTATAGTGATGCGTGCAAACTTGAAATATTAGATCAAGTGAAAAAAGTTGCCCCACTTCAGCATTCAGTTTGTGGGGCAACTTCGAGTTTTGCCAAATTAATTTCTTTGCTTGTAAATGAAGAGCAAAGCTCTTCATTTATGTATTTTCTCCATCAAGCAGACTGGTTGAGTTATTTGCTACATGGCAAATTAGGTGTAAGTGACTATCACAATGTTCTGAAGTTGGGTTACGATCCCGCAGCATTAACCTATCCTGATTGGCTCAAGGCTTGGAGCTTAGAACACCCTAATTTGGTCTTACCATCAGTATTAGCACCTAGTACAACTGTGGGGCTAATTCAAGAAGAAATCGCTATGCAGTTAGGTTTATCCTTAGACTGTGAAATTGGGGCAGGTACAACAGATAGTAATGCAGCTTTGTTAGCTTGTGTGGGGACAACCGAGCCTGAGATCGGCACAGCCGTGACATCCCTTGGTTCAACGATGGTACTTAAAGTTTTAAGCGATCGCCCTGTGAATAATTCTAAATATGGTATTTATAGCCATCGCTTTGATCATCCTAAACTAGGCTGTTTATGGCTAGTCGGTGGAGCATCGAATGTTGGTGGGGCAGTATTACGACAGTTTTTTAGTGATCAGGAATTGCAAGAACTAAGCGATCGCATTAATCCTGATATTTATAGTCCGCTTGATTATTATCCTTTACCCAAAATAGGCGATCGCTTTCCGATTAACGATCCTAACCTTGCCCCACGGTTAGAACCGCAGCCTGATGATCCCGTAGAATTTTTGCATGGATTACTGGAAAGCATGGCAAGAATCGAGGCGCAAGGCTATAAACTTTTGCAAGAGTTAGGTGCTTCCCCCATTCAACAAATTTATACCGCAGGTGGTGGGGCGCAAAATCAAGTATGGACAAAAATCCGCGATCGCTATCTTCAGATCCCGATGCAACAGTCTATACAAACCGAAGCGGCTTATGGTGCGGCGTTATTGGCTAAAATACCCCTATGA
- a CDS encoding DUF3119 family protein, which yields MTTSNPFIDPKIASQATELNPSYAIPTVLVLASIPLIWVEPIAAGVVSIFGLFLVYQAATIRLVFTETDLEVYRSQEKFRTFPYQEWQDWKVFWFGFPVLFYFKEIKSIHFLPVLFDVNVLRNCLEKYIPLKKS from the coding sequence ATGACTACTTCAAATCCTTTTATTGATCCCAAGATTGCATCGCAGGCTACAGAACTAAATCCAAGCTATGCAATACCTACTGTACTAGTATTGGCAAGCATACCGTTAATTTGGGTAGAGCCAATTGCTGCGGGAGTAGTTTCAATTTTTGGATTGTTTTTAGTTTATCAAGCAGCGACTATTCGTTTAGTATTTACGGAAACAGATTTAGAGGTTTATCGATCGCAAGAAAAATTCCGTACTTTCCCCTATCAAGAATGGCAAGACTGGAAAGTATTTTGGTTTGGATTTCCAGTCTTGTTCTATTTTAAAGAAATAAAAAGTATTCATTTCTTGCCTGTTTTATTTGATGTAAATGTACTCAGAAATTGTTTGGAGAAATATATTCCTTTGAAAAAATCCTGA
- a CDS encoding HEAT repeat domain-containing protein, whose product MSETFENLREQLAKDDIGLRMKAIHASRSLPMSERFVLLVIASSDSNARIRYDAVSQIGTVGTVDLEKSFEILSDRLRVDSELDVRAAAAASLGSLQLTQAFDLLKTAYESTNDWMLQFSIIAAIGELGAPQGFDFLVKALQSPNDLVKIAAIGSLGDLGNHEAVSLLVALIDDPDWQVRHRVSQSLAHLGGNDAKEALEKLVNDPMPQVSETAKAFLSSIAE is encoded by the coding sequence GTGAGCGAAACTTTTGAAAATTTAAGAGAGCAACTAGCCAAGGATGACATCGGTCTACGGATGAAGGCAATCCATGCTAGTCGCTCTCTTCCCATGTCTGAACGTTTTGTTTTACTAGTGATCGCTTCGAGCGACTCCAATGCCCGTATTCGTTATGATGCAGTAAGTCAAATCGGTACTGTTGGTACTGTTGATTTAGAAAAGTCCTTTGAAATTTTAAGCGATCGCCTACGTGTTGATTCTGAGTTAGATGTCCGAGCCGCAGCAGCAGCATCCCTTGGTTCTCTACAACTGACTCAGGCTTTTGACTTACTAAAAACTGCTTACGAATCCACAAATGACTGGATGTTGCAATTTAGCATCATCGCTGCCATTGGTGAGTTAGGCGCACCCCAAGGATTTGATTTTCTTGTCAAAGCCTTACAAAGCCCTAACGACTTAGTTAAAATAGCGGCGATCGGTTCCCTTGGTGATTTAGGAAACCATGAGGCTGTCTCTCTCTTAGTTGCCCTTATTGACGATCCTGATTGGCAAGTAAGACATCGTGTATCCCAGTCACTAGCACATCTGGGTGGTAACGATGCTAAAGAAGCTTTAGAAAAACTCGTTAATGATCCTATGCCTCAAGTTTCAGAAACAGCCAAAGCATTTTTATCCTCAATTGCAGAATAG
- a CDS encoding iron uptake porin, translating into MSKFSKKNQSLVTPAVISAAVAASALISGAANAQSQVSPSEQLQLRPSAVAQNVTSVSQLSDVRPTDWAFTALQSLVERYGCIAGYPDRTFRGKQATSRYEFAAGLNACLDKINEIISAGLADKVSKEDLATLQKLQEEFAAELATLRGRVDALDAKVTKLEAQQFSTTTKLRGEAIFGLAAASDGTTATGVDKTNVVFNYRARLNLDTSFTGKDLLRTRLQASNTANFNDLVGGTAGNSTRLSYDGFSTAANTFELNRLYYKFPVGDNFTAYIAPIGQTEDIINPLNPLESDSQATISRFGRFNPLIRIGSSGNPAVAGFDWKLSDKVNFQAAYTASNAAAATGAGGVTGGDTKIAAQFVFKPADALTLGVGYANAYTNSAGLTGNGLGSGLNNESVVTGISGVKSDTVVGSLIWDITKKFTFNTWGSWTFANNSAGSATLTSWAAALSGKDLFTEGDLAAILFGQPLFTSSTSGIVASTDTPYHLEAFYRFRVSKNISITPGVFFVFNQNSASTNGTATVGVIRTTFSF; encoded by the coding sequence ATGTCTAAGTTTTCTAAAAAAAATCAAAGCCTAGTTACTCCAGCAGTAATTTCGGCTGCTGTTGCTGCATCTGCGCTCATTAGCGGTGCTGCCAATGCACAATCACAAGTTTCTCCTTCTGAGCAATTACAGTTGCGTCCTAGTGCTGTAGCTCAAAACGTTACTTCTGTTTCTCAGCTCAGCGATGTTCGCCCTACTGATTGGGCTTTCACCGCATTGCAGTCCTTAGTAGAGCGCTATGGTTGCATCGCTGGCTACCCTGACCGTACTTTCCGTGGTAAACAAGCAACCAGCCGTTATGAATTTGCTGCTGGTTTGAATGCTTGCTTAGATAAGATCAATGAAATCATTTCCGCAGGTTTAGCTGACAAGGTTAGCAAGGAAGACCTCGCTACCTTACAAAAACTTCAAGAAGAATTTGCTGCTGAACTTGCAACTCTTCGTGGTCGTGTAGATGCTCTTGATGCTAAAGTCACCAAGCTCGAAGCACAACAATTTTCCACCACCACCAAACTACGTGGCGAAGCCATCTTTGGTCTAGCTGCTGCTTCTGATGGCACTACCGCAACTGGCGTTGACAAAACCAACGTTGTTTTCAACTACCGCGCTCGTCTTAACCTAGATACCAGCTTTACTGGCAAGGACTTGTTGAGAACTCGTTTGCAAGCTAGCAATACTGCTAACTTCAACGATTTAGTTGGTGGAACCGCAGGTAACAGCACTCGTCTTTCCTATGATGGATTCTCGACTGCTGCCAACACCTTTGAACTCAACCGTTTGTACTACAAGTTCCCAGTTGGCGACAACTTCACAGCTTATATCGCCCCAATTGGTCAAACTGAAGATATCATCAATCCTCTAAATCCTCTTGAAAGCGATAGCCAAGCTACAATTTCTCGCTTTGGTCGTTTTAACCCCTTGATACGTATTGGTTCTAGTGGTAACCCAGCCGTTGCTGGTTTTGACTGGAAACTTTCTGACAAGGTAAACTTCCAAGCTGCTTACACTGCATCTAATGCTGCTGCTGCAACAGGTGCTGGTGGTGTAACTGGTGGTGATACTAAGATCGCTGCTCAGTTTGTCTTCAAGCCTGCTGATGCACTAACCCTTGGTGTTGGCTATGCAAATGCTTATACCAATAGCGCAGGTCTAACTGGCAATGGTCTTGGATCTGGTCTTAACAATGAATCTGTTGTCACTGGAATCTCTGGTGTTAAGAGTGACACTGTTGTTGGTAGCTTGATTTGGGACATCACCAAGAAGTTTACATTTAATACTTGGGGTTCTTGGACTTTTGCTAACAACTCTGCTGGTTCTGCAACTCTTACAAGTTGGGCAGCCGCTCTTTCTGGTAAGGACTTGTTCACCGAAGGCGACCTAGCTGCGATTCTTTTTGGTCAACCTCTGTTCACAAGTAGCACTAGTGGTATTGTTGCTAGCACTGATACTCCTTATCACCTCGAAGCTTTCTACCGCTTCCGTGTTTCTAAGAACATCAGCATTACTCCTGGTGTATTCTTCGTATTCAACCAAAACAGTGCAAGTACCAATGGTACAGCAACTGTTGGTGTAATCCGTACCACATTCTCCTTCTAA
- a CDS encoding ribonuclease R family protein: MEFSITQLLDNFSDDKLVTPKAIEKKLGISDDSKSVRRLQVALDALEKIGILEKDKGRYRRIHEEGLVEGRLRCSSKGFCFAIQDVEGAEDIYVRESRLSNAWNGDRVLVRVTKDGVRRRSPEGEVRLILERSNPTLLSTVKLTDGSYRAVPLDDRLLFEVELVPDEETPDLDVAVGKLVHLEMVRFSLGNHLPLGRILQILGDDAESTNDIDLVCCKHNLPRRFSAKALTAAASLPRGVRKADLKHRLDLRKTLTVRIGNAAAISIVQSENGWDLGVHIPDVATYVTAGSPLDLEARKRLRSFFLGDTILPMLPEMNVFNQPEYLTMSVLIKLDHDGNVLSFEIQPSAILVRANLSYQRAQQILDGKVAVDEDAPSQEIDTEVEELVHLIAKVGALLQGHSNAIRLVLPQIPSQEADEGVRGVTVVPLTLPISGTVTEVMILANKAIALHLQSLAIPAIYLRQVPPDQGKVDDWTKLLESMSISAQLETPEQIQIADLHGILQQVNQLEQEATRDILKYLLLSMFKPNEYVLTPSLHFGLGLIDQPYVHGVFPQHNYGDLLVQRTLHTVFEEGRDRRSIRIKDGVNLRSSSAHGQVNWSVLPPETERQLIEDLEAILPKLNQADALYHRSISDLDGLRKAEFMRSHTGGNFYGIITSVQSYGFFVEIESLLVEGLVHVSSLKDDWYEFPLINGKGRARASTLLVGRRSGRQYCLGDRVEVQVKGVDYYRQQIDLVAVVTSSEGDRDSSNLGSISESDLETPEEIEAANIE; this comes from the coding sequence ATGGAATTCTCGATTACTCAACTGTTAGATAACTTCTCTGATGACAAGCTAGTTACGCCCAAAGCGATCGAAAAGAAACTTGGAATTAGCGACGATAGTAAAAGCGTTCGTAGGCTCCAAGTAGCCCTTGATGCTCTCGAAAAAATTGGTATTCTCGAAAAGGATAAAGGACGTTACCGCCGCATTCATGAGGAAGGCTTGGTGGAAGGTCGCTTACGCTGCTCCAGTAAAGGGTTTTGCTTTGCCATCCAAGATGTTGAGGGGGCAGAGGATATTTATGTACGTGAAAGCCGCTTGAGCAATGCTTGGAATGGCGATCGCGTTTTGGTGCGAGTTACTAAAGATGGAGTGAGACGGCGATCGCCTGAGGGTGAGGTGCGGTTAATTCTTGAGCGTTCCAATCCGACTTTACTTTCGACTGTGAAACTTACCGATGGCAGTTATCGAGCTGTCCCTCTGGATGATCGCCTATTATTTGAAGTTGAGCTAGTCCCAGACGAAGAAACCCCCGATCTAGACGTGGCGGTGGGTAAACTAGTTCATCTAGAGATGGTGAGATTTTCCCTAGGCAATCATTTACCTTTAGGAAGAATTCTACAGATTTTAGGAGATGATGCCGAATCTACCAATGACATTGATTTGGTCTGTTGCAAGCATAATTTGCCAAGAAGATTTAGTGCTAAGGCTTTGACGGCGGCAGCAAGTTTGCCGAGGGGAGTCAGAAAGGCTGATCTCAAACATCGTCTGGATCTCCGCAAAACTCTGACCGTCAGAATTGGCAATGCGGCAGCAATTTCCATTGTTCAGAGTGAAAATGGCTGGGATTTAGGAGTCCATATTCCTGATGTTGCTACCTATGTGACGGCGGGTTCACCTTTGGACTTAGAAGCTCGCAAACGTCTGCGGTCATTTTTCTTAGGTGATACGATTTTGCCAATGTTACCTGAGATGAATGTTTTTAATCAGCCTGAGTATCTGACGATGTCAGTGCTGATTAAACTGGATCATGATGGCAATGTGCTTTCCTTTGAGATTCAGCCTTCAGCAATCTTGGTACGTGCAAACCTCAGCTATCAGAGAGCGCAACAGATTCTCGATGGTAAGGTGGCAGTTGATGAAGATGCTCCCAGTCAAGAAATAGATACAGAAGTAGAAGAGTTGGTGCATCTAATTGCGAAGGTAGGTGCATTGCTCCAAGGTCATTCCAATGCAATTCGACTAGTACTGCCACAAATTCCTTCTCAAGAAGCCGATGAGGGAGTTAGGGGAGTGACGGTGGTTCCTTTAACTCTGCCGATCTCTGGCACTGTGACGGAAGTGATGATCTTGGCGAATAAAGCGATCGCTTTGCATCTTCAATCCTTAGCAATTCCTGCAATCTATCTGCGTCAAGTTCCTCCTGATCAAGGCAAAGTGGATGATTGGACAAAGTTACTCGAAAGCATGAGTATTTCTGCGCAGCTCGAAACCCCTGAGCAGATCCAAATTGCCGACTTACATGGCATTTTGCAACAGGTCAATCAATTGGAACAAGAAGCAACTCGCGATATTCTCAAGTATCTTTTGTTGTCAATGTTTAAGCCTAATGAATATGTCTTGACACCTTCTCTACATTTTGGTTTGGGACTAATCGATCAGCCCTATGTGCATGGCGTATTTCCCCAACATAATTATGGAGATTTGCTGGTTCAGCGTACTCTACACACGGTGTTTGAAGAAGGACGCGATCGCCGTAGCATCAGGATTAAGGATGGTGTGAATTTACGGAGTTCTAGCGCCCATGGACAGGTGAACTGGAGCGTTTTGCCTCCTGAAACAGAGCGTCAGTTGATTGAGGATTTAGAAGCAATCCTACCAAAACTCAATCAAGCCGATGCCTTATACCATCGCTCAATTTCTGATCTTGATGGATTGCGCAAGGCTGAATTTATGCGATCGCACACAGGTGGGAACTTCTACGGGATCATTACTAGTGTTCAGTCCTATGGCTTCTTTGTTGAAATTGAATCTCTGTTAGTAGAAGGACTAGTACATGTCAGTTCGCTTAAGGATGATTGGTATGAGTTCCCATTGATTAATGGTAAGGGGCGAGCAAGAGCTTCGACTTTACTAGTGGGTCGTCGCAGTGGTCGTCAATATTGCTTAGGAGATCGCGTTGAAGTACAGGTTAAGGGTGTAGATTATTATCGCCAACAAATTGATTTGGTGGCAGTTGTAACATCCTCTGAAGGCGATCGTGATTCTTCTAATCTAGGTTCTATTTCAGAATCTGATTTGGAGACTCCTGAAGAAATCGAGGCAGCAAATATCGAATAA
- a CDS encoding chloride channel protein, which produces MSLSRLLVTVLNRLQPSAETVMLISAIAVGVISGTGVTLFRKLILIAQEIYWHSLAVVLSTQWHWAIMFIPMLGALVVSLVRFRLDQVEAKSVGKGQIVRDIGQLPYSQAPLKTVAAALSLGSGASLGPEGPSVELGSSIGSILGQMLQFSSERIRLLIGAGGAAGLAAGFNAPIAGVFFALEVLLRDSYRTNKSSPNSDVSVVVIASVISALVSQISLGERPAFSLPVYEVRSYWELPIYLGLGVLASVVALMFTSAIKQAKKFFAGEWAIAPFMQKLSMPVKLLIGGLCVGIIALTFPEAIGIGYETVESILQDTPFTIPLLGILLVIKLLLTAISSASGFVGGIFAPSIFLGAVLGSLYGQAIASLLPASIPIAASPAYALVGMAAVLAGTVRAPLTSVLLLFEMTRDYRIVLPLMAAVGLCAWVLDQLDTSKTDRMIMQWSNLPADIEVLEKIKIAEVMTLNPASVKYSMPLLQAAQFITSGYHHSALVFDDVNHLQGILTTQDLKRVLSAPTSDNTFEEMTVQNICTAEVLCTFADESLAEALKRMATRDLRQMPVVDRNQPKRVIGMVDRLAITTAYNTALTKRAIAARITATKPSQNISNNATIATNALNIVNTSTNANAINGNNRHNNEHRHEETAGNNSSSNNGNDNGNDKSLDQDNSLANALHTPPNHNLQRELDPHSSETISS; this is translated from the coding sequence ATGTCGCTTTCTCGCCTACTGGTGACTGTCTTAAACCGTCTTCAGCCATCTGCGGAGACGGTTATGCTTATCTCTGCGATCGCTGTTGGCGTGATTAGTGGCACTGGTGTTACTCTATTTCGCAAACTGATTTTAATTGCTCAAGAAATCTACTGGCATAGCCTCGCAGTAGTGCTTAGTACTCAATGGCATTGGGCAATTATGTTTATTCCCATGCTAGGCGCATTAGTTGTTAGCCTTGTACGATTTAGACTCGATCAAGTAGAAGCTAAATCGGTGGGTAAGGGACAGATTGTCCGTGATATCGGTCAATTACCCTACTCTCAAGCTCCGTTAAAAACAGTTGCTGCAGCCCTTTCCCTAGGTTCGGGAGCTTCCCTTGGACCTGAGGGCCCTAGCGTTGAACTAGGTAGCAGCATTGGCTCTATATTGGGGCAAATGTTGCAGTTTTCTAGTGAACGCATTCGACTACTGATTGGCGCAGGAGGAGCCGCAGGTTTAGCCGCAGGTTTTAATGCGCCGATCGCAGGCGTATTTTTTGCCCTTGAAGTATTGCTGCGCGATTCCTATCGCACCAATAAATCGAGTCCCAATTCTGATGTCAGTGTTGTGGTTATTGCCTCCGTAATTTCCGCATTAGTTTCGCAAATAAGCCTTGGTGAGCGTCCTGCCTTTAGCTTGCCTGTGTATGAAGTGCGAAGTTATTGGGAGTTGCCGATCTATCTAGGGTTGGGCGTTTTGGCTAGTGTCGTGGCGCTCATGTTTACTAGCGCCATTAAACAGGCTAAAAAGTTTTTTGCAGGAGAATGGGCGATCGCCCCATTTATGCAGAAGCTATCGATGCCAGTTAAATTGTTGATTGGTGGTCTATGTGTGGGGATTATCGCTTTAACTTTTCCTGAAGCGATCGGTATTGGCTATGAAACCGTAGAGTCAATTCTGCAAGATACACCTTTCACCATTCCGTTGTTAGGCATCTTATTAGTTATTAAGCTTTTACTGACAGCGATTAGTTCCGCCAGTGGCTTTGTGGGGGGGATCTTTGCACCTTCGATTTTTCTAGGGGCAGTACTTGGTAGTTTATATGGACAGGCGATCGCTAGTTTATTACCTGCCTCAATTCCAATCGCCGCTTCTCCTGCCTATGCCCTCGTTGGTATGGCAGCAGTGCTAGCAGGTACAGTGCGCGCCCCTCTAACATCAGTACTATTACTGTTTGAAATGACTCGTGACTATCGCATCGTTTTACCCCTAATGGCAGCCGTAGGTCTCTGTGCATGGGTACTCGATCAGCTCGATACATCCAAAACCGATCGCATGATCATGCAGTGGTCAAATTTGCCAGCCGATATCGAAGTCCTCGAAAAAATTAAAATTGCGGAGGTCATGACTCTTAACCCTGCCTCGGTTAAATACTCAATGCCTTTGCTTCAAGCTGCCCAGTTTATCACCAGTGGCTATCATCACAGTGCTTTGGTATTTGATGATGTTAACCACTTACAGGGTATTCTCACCACTCAAGACCTCAAGCGAGTGCTATCTGCACCAACTAGCGATAATACGTTTGAAGAAATGACCGTGCAGAATATTTGTACAGCAGAGGTTCTTTGCACTTTTGCCGATGAATCTCTTGCTGAAGCTCTTAAGCGTATGGCAACAAGGGATTTACGCCAAATGCCCGTAGTTGATCGCAATCAACCGAAACGAGTGATTGGCATGGTTGATCGCCTTGCAATTACAACAGCCTATAACACAGCGCTAACAAAACGAGCGATCGCTGCTAGAATTACAGCGACTAAACCGAGTCAAAACATTTCTAATAATGCAACTATCGCAACCAATGCGCTAAATATAGTTAATACCAGTACTAATGCTAATGCTATTAATGGCAATAATCGCCATAATAATGAGCATCGACATGAAGAAACTGCTGGAAATAATAGTTCTAGCAATAATGGTAACGATAATGGTAATGATAAGAGCCTTGATCAAGACAATAGTTTAGCCAATGCTCTCCATACCCCCC